One region of Rhineura floridana isolate rRhiFlo1 chromosome 20, rRhiFlo1.hap2, whole genome shotgun sequence genomic DNA includes:
- the DYNC2I2 gene encoding cytoplasmic dynein 2 intermediate chain 2 isoform X1 has translation MFGDSVASGVDVESVWRRDQGARCEEKSTQTRLISTAEAVTQSCCCRDAGVQTDSEREQGRGLTTLPSPVLVDYASLRSFLQSVEEAVIRELDKNWKSHAFDGFEVNWADQNETVSCLHSLSYPEAQERKLQVTSVSWNATGAVVACSYGRLDDGDWSTEKSYVCTWNLDRRALDPKHPDLVVEVPSSVMCLAFHPLQPSLIAGGLFSGEVLVWDTSRQEDPLVWRTGMTDDTHTDPIYQVGWLQGSKHGHPFRILSVSTDGKILVWQEERDGILKPADGFALALQQIPRSTKLKKHPRGDIAVGVTSLSFSHFEPSVFVVGTEGGYLLKCSTAAEAVALLQKGSSIPLKAPAQFVFSPHGGPVYCVSCSPFHRNLFLSGGTDGHVHLHSMLQAQPLVSLQLSKKYIFSVRWSPIRPLVFAAASGEGEVQLFDFGKSSQKPSILIKQTSDHTPVYCLEFNHRQAQLLAAGDGSGMVKIWQLSSDFTEEGPREMNHLDQLANEVTD, from the exons ATGTTCGGGGACTCCGTGGCGAGCGGAGTTGATGTGGAGTCGGTGTGGAGAAGGGACCAGGGGGCTCGCTGCGAGGAG AAAAGCACCCAGACAAGATTAATCTCCACAGCCGAAGCTGTAACCCAGTCCTGTTGCTGCCGAGATGCTGGCGTACAGACAGACAGCGAGAGAGAGCAGGGCCGAGGACTGACTACTCTTCCATCCCCTGTGCTTGTGGATTATGCTAGCCTGCGTTCCTTTCTGCAGAGTGTGGAAGAAGCTGTCATCAGGGAGCTTGACAAAAACTGGAAAAGCCATGCCTTCGATGGCTTTGAGGTGAACTGGGCAGATCAGAATGAAACG GTCTCTTGCTTGCATAGTCTGTCGTATCCTGAAGCACAAGAGCGCAAGCTGCAAGTCACCAGCGTCTCCTGGAACGCCACTGGGGCAGTTGTTGCATGTTCGTACGGCAG ACTGGATGATGGGGATTGGAGCACGGAAAAATCCTACGTCTGCACCTGGAATCTTGACCGCAGAGCGCTAGACCCCAAACATCCGGATCTAGTGGTGGAAGTTCCCAGTTCCGTTATGTGTTTGGCTTTCCATCCACTGCAGCCTTCGCTCATAGCTG GAGGCCTTTTCAGTGGGGAGGTCCTAGTGTGGGACACCAGCAGACAAGAAGACCCCTTGGTCTGGAGGACAGGAATGACTGATGACACCCACACCGATCCAATTTATCAG GTTGGTTGGCTCCAAGGCTCAAAACATGGCCACCCTTTCCGCATTCTGAGCGTATCGACCGATGGGAAGATCCTGGTGTGGCAGGAGGAGAGGGACGGCATCCTCAAGCCTGCAGATGGCTTTGCCTTGGCGTTGCAGCAGATTCCCAGGAGCACAAAACTGAAGAAG CATCCACGAGGAGACATCGCAGTGGGTGTgacctctctctccttctcccactTTGAGCCCAGTGTGTTCGTCGTTGGCACCGAAGGTGGCTATTTGTTGAAATGCTCTACTGCAGCGGAGGCCGTTGCTCTCCTGCAGAAAGGCAGCTCTATCCCACTTAAGGCACCTGCACAGTTTGTCTTCTCCCCCCACGGAGGTCCCGTCTACTGTGTAAGCTGCTCACCTTTCCACAG GAATCTGTTTTTGAGTGGAGGGACCGATGGGCACGTTCATTTGCACTCCATGTTACAAGCTCAGCCCCTTGTTTCCCTTCAGTTATCGAAGAAATATATTTTCAGTGTGAGATGGTCTCCAATACGACCCTTGGTTTTTGCAGCTGCTTCTGGTGAAG gAGAAGTGCAGCTGTTTGACTTTGGAAAGAGCTCTCAGAAGCCATCCATTTTGATCAAACAGACCTCGGACCATACCCCTGTGTACTGCTTGGAGTTCAACCACAGACAGGCTCAGCTTCTTGCTGCTGGAGATGGGAGTGGAATGGTGAAGATATGGCAGTTAAGTTCAGACTTCACAGAAGAGGGACCACGGGAAATGAACCATCTTGACCAACTAGCAAATGAAGTCACAGATTAA
- the DYNC2I2 gene encoding cytoplasmic dynein 2 intermediate chain 2 isoform X3, translating into MFGDSVASGVDVESVWRRDQGARCEEKSTQTRLISTAEAVTQSCCCRDAGVQTDSEREQGRGLTTLPSPVLVDYASLRSFLQSVEEAVIRELDKNWKSHAFDGFEVNWADQNETVSCLHSLSYPEAQERKLQVTSVSWNATGAVVACSYGRLDDGDWSTEKSYVCTWNLDRRALDPKHPDLVVEVPSSVMCLAFHPLQPSLIAGGLFSGEVLVWDTSRQEDPLVWRTGMTDDTHTDPIYQVGWLQGSKHGHPFRILSVSTDGKILVWQEERDGILKPADGFALALQQIPRSTKLKKHPRGDIAVGVTSLSFSHFEPSVFVVGTEGGYLLKCSTAAEAVALLQKGSSIPLKAPAQFVFSPHGGPVYCVSCSPFHSFSELMLVMASPKAVTESVFEWRDRWARSFALHVTSSAPCFPSVIEEIYFQCEMVSNTTLGFCSCFW; encoded by the exons ATGTTCGGGGACTCCGTGGCGAGCGGAGTTGATGTGGAGTCGGTGTGGAGAAGGGACCAGGGGGCTCGCTGCGAGGAG AAAAGCACCCAGACAAGATTAATCTCCACAGCCGAAGCTGTAACCCAGTCCTGTTGCTGCCGAGATGCTGGCGTACAGACAGACAGCGAGAGAGAGCAGGGCCGAGGACTGACTACTCTTCCATCCCCTGTGCTTGTGGATTATGCTAGCCTGCGTTCCTTTCTGCAGAGTGTGGAAGAAGCTGTCATCAGGGAGCTTGACAAAAACTGGAAAAGCCATGCCTTCGATGGCTTTGAGGTGAACTGGGCAGATCAGAATGAAACG GTCTCTTGCTTGCATAGTCTGTCGTATCCTGAAGCACAAGAGCGCAAGCTGCAAGTCACCAGCGTCTCCTGGAACGCCACTGGGGCAGTTGTTGCATGTTCGTACGGCAG ACTGGATGATGGGGATTGGAGCACGGAAAAATCCTACGTCTGCACCTGGAATCTTGACCGCAGAGCGCTAGACCCCAAACATCCGGATCTAGTGGTGGAAGTTCCCAGTTCCGTTATGTGTTTGGCTTTCCATCCACTGCAGCCTTCGCTCATAGCTG GAGGCCTTTTCAGTGGGGAGGTCCTAGTGTGGGACACCAGCAGACAAGAAGACCCCTTGGTCTGGAGGACAGGAATGACTGATGACACCCACACCGATCCAATTTATCAG GTTGGTTGGCTCCAAGGCTCAAAACATGGCCACCCTTTCCGCATTCTGAGCGTATCGACCGATGGGAAGATCCTGGTGTGGCAGGAGGAGAGGGACGGCATCCTCAAGCCTGCAGATGGCTTTGCCTTGGCGTTGCAGCAGATTCCCAGGAGCACAAAACTGAAGAAG CATCCACGAGGAGACATCGCAGTGGGTGTgacctctctctccttctcccactTTGAGCCCAGTGTGTTCGTCGTTGGCACCGAAGGTGGCTATTTGTTGAAATGCTCTACTGCAGCGGAGGCCGTTGCTCTCCTGCAGAAAGGCAGCTCTATCCCACTTAAGGCACCTGCACAGTTTGTCTTCTCCCCCCACGGAGGTCCCGTCTACTGTGTAAGCTGCTCACCTTTCCACAG CTTCAGTGAGCTTATGCTGGTAATGGCATCTCCAAAAGCTGTAACG GAATCTGTTTTTGAGTGGAGGGACCGATGGGCACGTTCATTTGCACTCCATGTTACAAGCTCAGCCCCTTGTTTCCCTTCAGTTATCGAAGAAATATATTTTCAGTGTGAGATGGTCTCCAATACGACCCTTGGTTTTTGCAGCTGCTTCTGGTGA
- the DYNC2I2 gene encoding cytoplasmic dynein 2 intermediate chain 2 isoform X2, with translation MFTKSTQTRLISTAEAVTQSCCCRDAGVQTDSEREQGRGLTTLPSPVLVDYASLRSFLQSVEEAVIRELDKNWKSHAFDGFEVNWADQNETVSCLHSLSYPEAQERKLQVTSVSWNATGAVVACSYGRLDDGDWSTEKSYVCTWNLDRRALDPKHPDLVVEVPSSVMCLAFHPLQPSLIAGGLFSGEVLVWDTSRQEDPLVWRTGMTDDTHTDPIYQVGWLQGSKHGHPFRILSVSTDGKILVWQEERDGILKPADGFALALQQIPRSTKLKKHPRGDIAVGVTSLSFSHFEPSVFVVGTEGGYLLKCSTAAEAVALLQKGSSIPLKAPAQFVFSPHGGPVYCVSCSPFHRNLFLSGGTDGHVHLHSMLQAQPLVSLQLSKKYIFSVRWSPIRPLVFAAASGEGEVQLFDFGKSSQKPSILIKQTSDHTPVYCLEFNHRQAQLLAAGDGSGMVKIWQLSSDFTEEGPREMNHLDQLANEVTD, from the exons atgttcacg AAAAGCACCCAGACAAGATTAATCTCCACAGCCGAAGCTGTAACCCAGTCCTGTTGCTGCCGAGATGCTGGCGTACAGACAGACAGCGAGAGAGAGCAGGGCCGAGGACTGACTACTCTTCCATCCCCTGTGCTTGTGGATTATGCTAGCCTGCGTTCCTTTCTGCAGAGTGTGGAAGAAGCTGTCATCAGGGAGCTTGACAAAAACTGGAAAAGCCATGCCTTCGATGGCTTTGAGGTGAACTGGGCAGATCAGAATGAAACG GTCTCTTGCTTGCATAGTCTGTCGTATCCTGAAGCACAAGAGCGCAAGCTGCAAGTCACCAGCGTCTCCTGGAACGCCACTGGGGCAGTTGTTGCATGTTCGTACGGCAG ACTGGATGATGGGGATTGGAGCACGGAAAAATCCTACGTCTGCACCTGGAATCTTGACCGCAGAGCGCTAGACCCCAAACATCCGGATCTAGTGGTGGAAGTTCCCAGTTCCGTTATGTGTTTGGCTTTCCATCCACTGCAGCCTTCGCTCATAGCTG GAGGCCTTTTCAGTGGGGAGGTCCTAGTGTGGGACACCAGCAGACAAGAAGACCCCTTGGTCTGGAGGACAGGAATGACTGATGACACCCACACCGATCCAATTTATCAG GTTGGTTGGCTCCAAGGCTCAAAACATGGCCACCCTTTCCGCATTCTGAGCGTATCGACCGATGGGAAGATCCTGGTGTGGCAGGAGGAGAGGGACGGCATCCTCAAGCCTGCAGATGGCTTTGCCTTGGCGTTGCAGCAGATTCCCAGGAGCACAAAACTGAAGAAG CATCCACGAGGAGACATCGCAGTGGGTGTgacctctctctccttctcccactTTGAGCCCAGTGTGTTCGTCGTTGGCACCGAAGGTGGCTATTTGTTGAAATGCTCTACTGCAGCGGAGGCCGTTGCTCTCCTGCAGAAAGGCAGCTCTATCCCACTTAAGGCACCTGCACAGTTTGTCTTCTCCCCCCACGGAGGTCCCGTCTACTGTGTAAGCTGCTCACCTTTCCACAG GAATCTGTTTTTGAGTGGAGGGACCGATGGGCACGTTCATTTGCACTCCATGTTACAAGCTCAGCCCCTTGTTTCCCTTCAGTTATCGAAGAAATATATTTTCAGTGTGAGATGGTCTCCAATACGACCCTTGGTTTTTGCAGCTGCTTCTGGTGAAG gAGAAGTGCAGCTGTTTGACTTTGGAAAGAGCTCTCAGAAGCCATCCATTTTGATCAAACAGACCTCGGACCATACCCCTGTGTACTGCTTGGAGTTCAACCACAGACAGGCTCAGCTTCTTGCTGCTGGAGATGGGAGTGGAATGGTGAAGATATGGCAGTTAAGTTCAGACTTCACAGAAGAGGGACCACGGGAAATGAACCATCTTGACCAACTAGCAAATGAAGTCACAGATTAA